The following proteins are co-located in the Betta splendens chromosome 9, fBetSpl5.4, whole genome shotgun sequence genome:
- the ddr2l gene encoding discoidin domain-containing receptor 2 isoform X4 yields MRCSCCDRRTIMHLFLLLILHATAAVGQIDPTHCRYALGMEDKRIRDEAVSASSQWYQSTGPQFARVNREEGDGAWCPKGQLEPSDTQYLQVDLGRLTFLTVVGTQGRYARNSGNEYARAYRLNYSRDAVLWTSWKNRAGNPVMEANKNAYDYVINDVHPPIIARYVRVIPVTRVSTTVCMRLELYGCSWDEGLVSYGAPEGQQLQRPGLPLASFNDSTYDGVRDRRRLWGGLGQLTDGVIGLDNFLQTRQYNTWPGYDYLGWRNDSLGTQGHVEMEFVFDRQRNFTSMKVHSNNMFSLGVKIFSSVSCWFKPRLVATWDPEPVTFVTVLDDRNPSARYVTVPLSRRAAQSLRCRFYFADVWMMFSEVSFQSEDAVLPTAVLPSLPPDEETTLTTSSITTASPATSESPDTGNTPVLIGCLVTIILLLVIIIFLILWCQCVCKVLEKAPRRILDEDVTVRLSSCSDTIILQTPPVPPRAGHGPNNAGPHYERVFLLDPQYQNPAVLRNKLPELSQSAEASGWLCACGGGYAEPDVTQCTPHQCFHSNAPHYAETDIVRLQGVTGSNMYAVPAVTVDSLTRKDISAAEFPRHQLIFREKLGEGQFGEVHLCEAEGLQEFLGEGSPLPDRDGYSVLVAVKQLRADATSQARNDFMKEIKIMSRLNDSNIIRLLCVCVTSDPLCMVTEYMENGDLNMFLSQREIESTLTHANNIPSVSLSDLLHMSVQIASGMKYLASLNFVHRDLATRNCLLDRRLTIKIADFGMSRNLYSSDYYRIQGRAVLPIRWMAWESILLGKFTTASDVWAFGVTLWEIFTLCKEQPYSLLSDEQVIENTGEFFRNQGRQIFLYAPPLCPPSLFELMMRCWRRNIPDRPTFEGLYQALKPHVNQ; encoded by the exons ATG AGATGTAGCTGCTGTGACCGACGGACCATCATGCACCTCTTCCTTCTGCTGATTCTTCATGCTACAGCAGCCGTCGGACAGATCGACCCCa cACACTGCCGCTATGCTCTGGGCATGGAGGACAAACGGATCAGAGACGAGGCCGTCTCCGCCTCCAGCCAGTGGTACCAGAGCACGGGTCCACAGTTCGCCAG ggtcaACCGCGAGGAGGGAGACGGCGCCTGGTGTCCTAAAGGTCAGCTGGAGCCGTCCGACACCCAGTACCTGCAG GTGGACCTGGGCAGACTGACCTTCCTTACAGTCGTCGGGACGCAGGGACGATACGCCAGAAACTCTGGGAACGAGTATGCGCGAGCTTACCGCCTCAACTACAGCAGGGACGCCGTTCTGTGGACGTCCTGGAAGAACCGGGCCGGAAATCCA GTGATGGAGGCCAACAAAAACGCCTACGACTACGTCATCAACGACGTGCACCCTCCCATCATCGCCCGCTACGTGCGCGTGATCCCGGTCACCAGGGTGTCCACCACCGTCTGCATGCGGCTGGAGCTGTACGGCTGCTCGTGGGACG AGGGCCTCGTGTCCTACGGCGCCCCCGaggggcagcagctgcagcggccggGGCTGCCGCTCGCCAGCTTCAACGACTCCACGTACGACGGCGTCCGCGACCGGAG GAGGCTGTGGGGCGGGCTGGGCCAGCTGACGGACGGCGTGATCGGCCTGGACAACTTCCTGCAGACCCGTCAGTACAACACGTGGCCGGGCTACGACTACCTGGGCTGGAGGAACGACTCGCTGGGAACTCAGGGACACGTAGAGATGGAGTTTGTGTTCGACAGGCAGCGGAACTTCACGTCCATGAAG GTCCACAGTAACAACATGTTCTCCCTCGGGGTGAAGATCTTCTCGTCCGTCTCCTGCTGGTTTAAGCCTCGTCTCGTGGCCACCTGGGACCCGGAGCCCGTGACCTTCGTGACGGTGCTGGACGACCGGAACCCGAGTGCCCGCTACGTCACGGTGCCGCTGAGCCGCCGCGCCGCCCAGTCCCTGCGCTGCCGCTTTTACTTCGCAGACGTGTGGATGATGTTCAGCGAGGTCTCCTTTCAGTCCGAGGACGCGGTTCTCCCGACCGCGGTGCTGCCTTCTCTTCCACCTGATGAGGAGACTACGCTCACAACCTCATCAATAACAA CAGCGAGTCCAGCGACCAGTGAGTCACCAGACACTGGGAACACGCCTGTTCTGATTGGCTGCCTGGTGACCATCATCCTGCTCTtggtcatcatcatcttcctcatcctctggtGCCAGTGTGTCTGTAAGGTCCTGGAAAAG gctccGCGTCGGATCCTTGATGAAGATGTGACTGTTCGACTGTCATCCTGCAGTGACACCATCATCCTCCAGACGCCGCCGGTTCCCCCCCGAGCTGGACACG GTCCCAACAACGCCGGCCCTCACTATGAGAGAGTTTTCCTGTTGGATCCACAGTACCAGAACCCAGCAGTGCTGAGAAACAAGCTACCAGAGCTGTCACAGAGTGCCGAAGCCTCAG GGTGGTTGTGTG CGTGTGGAGGCGGCTACGCTGAGCCTGATGTCACCCAGTGCACGCCCCACCAGTGTTTCCATAGCAACGCCCCCCACTACGCCGAGACGGACATTGTGAGGCTGCAGGGTGTCACCGGCAGCAACATGTATGCCGTTCCCGCCGTCACCGTGGACTCTCTTACCCGGAAGGACATCTCTGCAGCTGAGTTCCCGCGGCATCAGCTGATCTTCAGGGAGAAGCTGGGGGAGGGGCAGTTCGGAGAG GTCCATTTGTGTGAGGCTGAGGGACTCCAAGAGTTCCTTGGGGAGGGCTCGCCTCTCCCTGACAGGGACGGCTACTCTGTACTCGTAGCTGTTAAACAGCTGAGGGCGGATGCCACCAGCCAAGCCAG gaACGACTTCATGAAGGAAATAAAAATTATGTCTCGTCTGAACGACTCAAATATCATCCGGCTGCTGTGTGTATGCGTGACGTCCGACCCGCTGTGCATGGTGACCGAGTACATGGAGAACGGCGACCTCAACATGTTTTTGTCGCAGCGGGAAATTGAGAGCACGCTGACGCATGCCAACAACATCCCTTCAGTCAG TCTGTCCGACCTCCTCCACATGTCGGTGCAGATTGCGTCGGGGATGAAGTACCTGGCGTCTCTGAACTTCGTACACCGGGACCTTGCCACTAGAAACTGCCTCCTGGACCGTCGCCTCACCATCAAGATCGCCGACTTTGGGATGAGCCGAAACCTGTACAGCAGCGACTACTACCGCATCCAGGGTCGAGCCGTGCTGCCAATACGATGGATGGCCTGGGAGAGCATTCTGCTG GGAAAGTTCACCACAGCTAGTGACGTCTGGGCGTTTGGTGTCACTCTGTGGGAGATCTTCACCCTGTGCAAGGAGCAGCCCTACAGCCTGCTGTCTGATGAACAGGTCATAGAGAACACTGGCGAGTTCTTCAGGAACCAGGGCAGACAG ATCTTCCTCTAcgctcctccactctgtcctccctccctctttgaGCTGATGATGCGCTGTTGGCGTCGCAACATCCCGGACCGACCTACCTTCGAGGGACTTTACCAGGCTCTGAAGCCCCATGTCAACCAGTGA
- the ddr2l gene encoding discoidin domain-containing receptor 2 isoform X5, with amino-acid sequence MRCSCCDRRTIMHLFLLLILHATAAVGQIDPTHCRYALGMEDKRIRDEAVSASSQWYQSTGPQFARVNREEGDGAWCPKGQLEPSDTQYLQVDLGRLTFLTVVGTQGRYARNSGNEYARAYRLNYSRDAVLWTSWKNRAGNPVMEANKNAYDYVINDVHPPIIARYVRVIPVTRVSTTVCMRLELYGCSWDEGLVSYGAPEGQQLQRPGLPLASFNDSTYDGVRDRRRLWGGLGQLTDGVIGLDNFLQTRQYNTWPGYDYLGWRNDSLGTQGHVEMEFVFDRQRNFTSMKVHSNNMFSLGVKIFSSVSCWFKPRLVATWDPEPVTFVTVLDDRNPSARYVTVPLSRRAAQSLRCRFYFADVWMMFSEVSFQSEDAVLPTAVLPSLPPDEETTLTTSSITTASPATSESPDTGNTPVLIGCLVTIILLLVIIIFLILWCQCVCKVLEKAPRRILDEDVTVRLSSCSDTIILQTPPVPPRAGHGPNNAGPHYERVFLLDPQYQNPAVLRNKLPELSQSAEASACGGGYAEPDVTQCTPHQCFHSNAPHYAETDIVRLQGVTGSNMYAVPAVTVDSLTRKDISAAEFPRHQLIFREKLGEGQFGEVHLCEAEGLQEFLGEGSPLPDRDGYSVLVAVKQLRADATSQARNDFMKEIKIMSRLNDSNIIRLLCVCVTSDPLCMVTEYMENGDLNMFLSQREIESTLTHANNIPSVSLSDLLHMSVQIASGMKYLASLNFVHRDLATRNCLLDRRLTIKIADFGMSRNLYSSDYYRIQGRAVLPIRWMAWESILLGKFTTASDVWAFGVTLWEIFTLCKEQPYSLLSDEQVIENTGEFFRNQGRQIFLYAPPLCPPSLFELMMRCWRRNIPDRPTFEGLYQALKPHVNQ; translated from the exons ATG AGATGTAGCTGCTGTGACCGACGGACCATCATGCACCTCTTCCTTCTGCTGATTCTTCATGCTACAGCAGCCGTCGGACAGATCGACCCCa cACACTGCCGCTATGCTCTGGGCATGGAGGACAAACGGATCAGAGACGAGGCCGTCTCCGCCTCCAGCCAGTGGTACCAGAGCACGGGTCCACAGTTCGCCAG ggtcaACCGCGAGGAGGGAGACGGCGCCTGGTGTCCTAAAGGTCAGCTGGAGCCGTCCGACACCCAGTACCTGCAG GTGGACCTGGGCAGACTGACCTTCCTTACAGTCGTCGGGACGCAGGGACGATACGCCAGAAACTCTGGGAACGAGTATGCGCGAGCTTACCGCCTCAACTACAGCAGGGACGCCGTTCTGTGGACGTCCTGGAAGAACCGGGCCGGAAATCCA GTGATGGAGGCCAACAAAAACGCCTACGACTACGTCATCAACGACGTGCACCCTCCCATCATCGCCCGCTACGTGCGCGTGATCCCGGTCACCAGGGTGTCCACCACCGTCTGCATGCGGCTGGAGCTGTACGGCTGCTCGTGGGACG AGGGCCTCGTGTCCTACGGCGCCCCCGaggggcagcagctgcagcggccggGGCTGCCGCTCGCCAGCTTCAACGACTCCACGTACGACGGCGTCCGCGACCGGAG GAGGCTGTGGGGCGGGCTGGGCCAGCTGACGGACGGCGTGATCGGCCTGGACAACTTCCTGCAGACCCGTCAGTACAACACGTGGCCGGGCTACGACTACCTGGGCTGGAGGAACGACTCGCTGGGAACTCAGGGACACGTAGAGATGGAGTTTGTGTTCGACAGGCAGCGGAACTTCACGTCCATGAAG GTCCACAGTAACAACATGTTCTCCCTCGGGGTGAAGATCTTCTCGTCCGTCTCCTGCTGGTTTAAGCCTCGTCTCGTGGCCACCTGGGACCCGGAGCCCGTGACCTTCGTGACGGTGCTGGACGACCGGAACCCGAGTGCCCGCTACGTCACGGTGCCGCTGAGCCGCCGCGCCGCCCAGTCCCTGCGCTGCCGCTTTTACTTCGCAGACGTGTGGATGATGTTCAGCGAGGTCTCCTTTCAGTCCGAGGACGCGGTTCTCCCGACCGCGGTGCTGCCTTCTCTTCCACCTGATGAGGAGACTACGCTCACAACCTCATCAATAACAA CAGCGAGTCCAGCGACCAGTGAGTCACCAGACACTGGGAACACGCCTGTTCTGATTGGCTGCCTGGTGACCATCATCCTGCTCTtggtcatcatcatcttcctcatcctctggtGCCAGTGTGTCTGTAAGGTCCTGGAAAAG gctccGCGTCGGATCCTTGATGAAGATGTGACTGTTCGACTGTCATCCTGCAGTGACACCATCATCCTCCAGACGCCGCCGGTTCCCCCCCGAGCTGGACACG GTCCCAACAACGCCGGCCCTCACTATGAGAGAGTTTTCCTGTTGGATCCACAGTACCAGAACCCAGCAGTGCTGAGAAACAAGCTACCAGAGCTGTCACAGAGTGCCGAAGCCTCAG CGTGTGGAGGCGGCTACGCTGAGCCTGATGTCACCCAGTGCACGCCCCACCAGTGTTTCCATAGCAACGCCCCCCACTACGCCGAGACGGACATTGTGAGGCTGCAGGGTGTCACCGGCAGCAACATGTATGCCGTTCCCGCCGTCACCGTGGACTCTCTTACCCGGAAGGACATCTCTGCAGCTGAGTTCCCGCGGCATCAGCTGATCTTCAGGGAGAAGCTGGGGGAGGGGCAGTTCGGAGAG GTCCATTTGTGTGAGGCTGAGGGACTCCAAGAGTTCCTTGGGGAGGGCTCGCCTCTCCCTGACAGGGACGGCTACTCTGTACTCGTAGCTGTTAAACAGCTGAGGGCGGATGCCACCAGCCAAGCCAG gaACGACTTCATGAAGGAAATAAAAATTATGTCTCGTCTGAACGACTCAAATATCATCCGGCTGCTGTGTGTATGCGTGACGTCCGACCCGCTGTGCATGGTGACCGAGTACATGGAGAACGGCGACCTCAACATGTTTTTGTCGCAGCGGGAAATTGAGAGCACGCTGACGCATGCCAACAACATCCCTTCAGTCAG TCTGTCCGACCTCCTCCACATGTCGGTGCAGATTGCGTCGGGGATGAAGTACCTGGCGTCTCTGAACTTCGTACACCGGGACCTTGCCACTAGAAACTGCCTCCTGGACCGTCGCCTCACCATCAAGATCGCCGACTTTGGGATGAGCCGAAACCTGTACAGCAGCGACTACTACCGCATCCAGGGTCGAGCCGTGCTGCCAATACGATGGATGGCCTGGGAGAGCATTCTGCTG GGAAAGTTCACCACAGCTAGTGACGTCTGGGCGTTTGGTGTCACTCTGTGGGAGATCTTCACCCTGTGCAAGGAGCAGCCCTACAGCCTGCTGTCTGATGAACAGGTCATAGAGAACACTGGCGAGTTCTTCAGGAACCAGGGCAGACAG ATCTTCCTCTAcgctcctccactctgtcctccctccctctttgaGCTGATGATGCGCTGTTGGCGTCGCAACATCCCGGACCGACCTACCTTCGAGGGACTTTACCAGGCTCTGAAGCCCCATGTCAACCAGTGA